A genomic segment from Corylus avellana chromosome ca5, CavTom2PMs-1.0 encodes:
- the LOC132181340 gene encoding uncharacterized protein LOC132181340, whose translation MGWFTHTMAGSGFILIGAWEALTSSNSIQNLVENSIPSSPLTSISAPPQASSSRTKKNPSSSSLTFISISVFSLFFILNSMVSFVDALNSNDKVGSALQLQVLAIGSLFLLCSVTGFLVNFTNLIPMPHSMLSLIGLFAFAEEFLLFYLQRKNTSGIENRYFDLLLVPITVCLFSTVMELKSPKSNYPKLARGVGLILQGTWFVQMGLSFYTNLITSGCSLHEKSRGNYTIRCKGHPEYHRARAIATLQFNCHLALIVVLIMGAYSVIVRKYGVPRDFTQYRPLGAEMQQFTLDSDDDVVEEIKEEDNVGKQKVGVVESGMNGYGTH comes from the coding sequence ATGGGGTGGTTCACGCACACCATGGCAGGTAGTGGATTCATTCTGATCGGCGCATGGGAAGCTCTCACCTCCTCAAATTCAATCCAGAATCTAGTCGAAAATTCGATTCCATCCTCACCTCTTACGTCTATTAGCGCGCCACCGCAGGCTTCATCGTCGAGAACCAAGAAGAACCCATCTTCCTCATCTTTGACCTTCATCTCCATCTCTGTCTTCTCCTTGTTTTTCATCTTGAACTCTATGGTCTCCTTCGTTGACGCGCTCAATTCCAATGACAAAGTCGGCTCGGCCCTCCAACTGCAAGTACTCGCTATTGGGTCGCTCTTTTTGCTGTGTTCCGTTACGGGTTTCTTGGTAAATTTCACGAATTTAATTCCTATGCCTCATTCGATGCTTAGTTTGATTGGTCTGTTCGCTTTCGCGGAAGAGTTTCTGTTGTTTTACTTGCAGAGAAAAAACACTAGTGGGATTGAGAACCGGTACTTTGATCTGTTGCTTGTACCTATAactgtttgtttattttcaacaGTGATGGAATTGAAATCCCCAAAGTCAAATTACCCAAAATTGGCTCGTGGGGTTGGGTTAATTCTACAGGGGACATGGTTTGTGCAAATGGGTCTCTCTTTTTACACCAATTTGATCACTAGTGGGTGCTCTTTGCATGAAAAGAGTAGAGGGAATTATACAATTAGGTGCAAGGGACACCCCGAGTATCACCGGGCAAGAGCGATCGCCACGCTTCAGTTCAATTGCCATCTCGCTCTTATTGTGGTTTTGATTATGGGGGCCTACTCGGTTATTGTGCGGAAATATGGAGTTCCTCGCGATTTTACACAGTATAGGCCGCTTGGTGCAGAAATGCAGCAATTTACTTTGGATTCTGATGATGATGTTGTTGAAGAAATTAAGGAAGAGGACAATGTGGGGAAGCAGAAGGTGGGTGTTGTGGAATCGGGAATGAATGGTTACGGCACTCATTAG